CCGGAGGGCCCCGGCACCAACGCCGAGCACCGGGCAAACGCCGGGCACCTCACCCCTCGGCTGAACCTGACGGAGTGAGCTGGCGCACACTGCCGTAGAGTTGAGGCCGGTCGATACATGACCGTGACAGATCGGAAGGGCAACACGCGTGACCGTCGACGACTCGGGTTCCGGCGAGGACGCGCAGGGCGCCGACTCCGGCGAGGATCCGCTCGCCCTGCGCCTCGAAGGGCTCATCCTGGGCGCCGAGCGCCGCTACACCCCGTTTCAGGCGGCCCGCAGCGCCGGTGTCTCCATGGAACTGGCCTCCCGCTTCTGGCGGGCCATGGGCTTCGCCGACATCGGCCAGGCCAAGGCCCTCACGGAGGCCGACGTCCTCGCGCTGCGGCGGCTCGCCGGTCTCGTCGAGGCGGGGCTGCTGAGCGAGGCGATGGCCGTCCAGGTGGCCCGGTCCACGGGGCAGACCACCGCGCGGCTCGCCGAGTGGCAGATCGACTCCTTCCTGGAGGGGCTGACCGAGCCGCCCGAGCCGGGCATGACCCGCACCGAGGTCACGTACCCGATCGTCGAGCTGCTCCTGCCCGAGCTGGAGGAGTTCCTCGTCTACGTCTGGCGCCGGCAGCTCGCCGCCTCGGCCGGGCGGGTCGTGCAGGCGGCCGACGACGAGGAGATGGTCGACCGGCGCCTCGCCGTGGGCTTCGCCGACCTGGTCGGCTTCACGCGCCTGACCCGCCGCATGGAGGAGGAGGAGCTCGGCGAGCTCGTCGAGGCCTTCGAGACGACGGCCGCCGACCTGGTGGCGGCGAACGGCGGGCGGCTGATCAAGACCCTCGGCGACGAGGTGCTCTACGCCGCCGACGACGCGGGCACGGCCGCCGAGATCGCCCTGCGGCTGATCGAGACCATGGCGCACGACGAGACGATGCCGGAGCTGCGCGTCGGCATGGCGTTCGGCACGGTGACCACCCGAATGGGTGATGTGTTCGGTACGACCGTCAACCTGGCCTCCCGGTTGACCTCGATAGCTCCGAAGGACGCGGTCCTCGTCGACACCGCCTTCGCCGAGGAGCTGATCCGCACGCAGGACGCCCCGGCCTCGGAGGCGGAGGCGGCCGAGGAGGCCGCCGCGGCGGAGAAGGAGGGCGAGGAGCCCCCGGCGTACCGCTTCGGGCTGCAGCCGATGTGGCAGCGGCCGGTGCGTGGCCTGGGCGTCGTGGAGCCGTGGCTGCTCACGCGCCGGGACGGGGCGCCGTAGCCGCTCGCCGGTTGCCGGCCGGCTGGTCGGCGACGTTCAGCGGCGGCCGACCGGCGTGTCCACGCACAGGCCTATGACCGGCACGCACAGGCCCGGGTCGTGTGGCTTCTTCGGCTCCTCGGGGCGGGGCGGCGGCGCCGGTGTGGTGCGGCTCGGCGGTGCGGGCGGGGTCGGGGCGGGGCGCGGGGCGTCGCCGCCCCTCGAGGCCGTCGGCGCCGGGGCGGGGGCGTTCGGCGTGTCGGGGATGGTCGTGGACGTCGGACCGGCGGCCGTGGCGGTGGCCGGGGCTGCGGCGGTGGCGGACGGGGACGGCCGCGCGCCCTTGGAGACCGGGGAGGCGGGCAGCGTGCCCAGGGCCGTGGGTGACGAGGGACTCGCGTCGGGAACCGCCGGGAAGGTCGCGGCGGTCTGGGTGGCGTCGTCCGTGGCGGTGGTGACCGGGTCCGGGCGGGGCCCGGCCTCGACGGTGCCGGCGTCGGCGCCCGGGCCGGAGGTCAGGCGCACCAGGCTCAGGGCCCCCGCGGCGAGGACGAGGCCGCCGGCGGCAAGCAGGACCTTGCGGGGGCGGGGCTTGCGGTGGCGGCCCCGGACGCGGGGAGGGAAGGGAGCGGCCTCGGCGGGGGCCGGCCGGTGGGCTGCGGGCGGCTCACACCGGAGGGGTGCCGTGGCGGCCCTGCTGTCCTCTGGCGGCTTCGCCGTCGTGTTCGTCGTCATCACGGTCCTTCCCCGGATCGGTCCCTCCCCGTTGCACTTGCGCCCCCTGTGCGCCGTGGGGGACGCACGCTATGCGCTCCCATGGGCGGTTGGGTCGGAGTTGGGGTGATGTCACTCGAACGGGTGGGCGGGGGGTGGCAAAGGGAACCGGACCCGACGGCCCTTTCGCGGGTGGGGTGCGGCTGCGATGATCGATGCGTCGACCTTGTTAACCCGCGTTAACCGGAGGGTGTCATGAGTGAGGAACGGTTCGGGGAGTTCGTGCTGGTGCGGCGGCATGAGCAGGGGCATGTCGCGGAGCTCGTCCTCGACCGGCCCAAGGCCATGAACGCCGTGTCGACGCAGATGGCGCGGTCCATCGCCGGGGCGTGTACGGCGCTGGGGGAGGACCGGGAGGTGCGGGCGGTCGTGCTGACCTCGACGCATGAGCGGGCGTTCTGTGTCGGGGCCGATCTGAAGGAGCGGAACTCCTTCAGTGA
The Streptomyces tuirus genome window above contains:
- a CDS encoding adenylate/guanylate cyclase domain-containing protein — translated: MTVDDSGSGEDAQGADSGEDPLALRLEGLILGAERRYTPFQAARSAGVSMELASRFWRAMGFADIGQAKALTEADVLALRRLAGLVEAGLLSEAMAVQVARSTGQTTARLAEWQIDSFLEGLTEPPEPGMTRTEVTYPIVELLLPELEEFLVYVWRRQLAASAGRVVQAADDEEMVDRRLAVGFADLVGFTRLTRRMEEEELGELVEAFETTAADLVAANGGRLIKTLGDEVLYAADDAGTAAEIALRLIETMAHDETMPELRVGMAFGTVTTRMGDVFGTTVNLASRLTSIAPKDAVLVDTAFAEELIRTQDAPASEAEAAEEAAAAEKEGEEPPAYRFGLQPMWQRPVRGLGVVEPWLLTRRDGAP